The sequence CTGCTCAAAGCCGAGGGCGTGGAACACGGACTGGTTAATTTAGGTGGCGATATCGCGGTTGTGGGCCCGCACCCGGATAACGCGCCCTGGCAGGTGGGTATTCAACATCCGCGCAAGCAGGAGCAGGCAATCGCGCGCATTCCGCTGTCGCGTGGTGCGATAGCGACAAGCGGCGACTACGAGCGTTTTATGCTGATTGATGGTGAGCGGTATTGCCACCTGTTAAATCCGCGCAATGGTCTTTCCATTCGGCCACAGCGGATTTCGGTGACGGTCATTGCCGATCAGTGTTTGCTGGCGGGCTCCTTTGCCAGTGTGGCGATGCTAAAAAGTGAGACCGATACCAACTGGTTGGCAGACTCCGGTGTGCACTACCTGCAAATTGATCAAAACCTCAGTATGGACGGAAATTTAGTTAACTGATTTCCCCTGCCCGAATTTTGCCTTTCTGGGCGCATATCTCTACCATGCCAGCTCTCATTTCTGAAGTACCGTCTGTGAGGGGACTATGGCAAAGCATACCGCGCGCAATTCTAACGTCAGCACATTGTTTAGACGATGTGTCCTTGCCGGGGGCTATGCATTGCTATCGTTTGTTACAGCGCTCTCTATCAGCTGGTTTGTTCTTGCATTGAGTAATTTCGGCTATGGTCTCTGGCACGACATAGGCGGGATCGAGGAGGGCATTGAGAAGTACGGGCCGCTAAACCGATTTAAGCCCGGTTTTGCCGATACCACGCGTGCACAGCGCATCGATTTGTTTCAGCAGATTAACTACAGCGTACATCACGGTGGCGAGGGTCTCGCGCAAATACAGTACCAAACGCCGAGCAGTGGCGGCGTACAATTGTTGTTGCGGGCACCCGAGATAGAACATCTCCAGGATGTAGCCAATTTAATCGACTTTTTGCGTGTGGTTGCACTGGGCGCAATATTCGCCTGGGGGCTTGCTTCTGTTTTGCTATGGCGCAAACGGGCACTGCCGCATCTGCTTGACCAATGTGTCGGGCTGGCAATCTGGCTGCTGCCCGCCGTGGTTGCTGTTTTCGTTATTGGCCCGGAAACGGTCTTCAATTTTATGCATGTGCAGGTGTTTCCACCGGGGCACCAGTGGTTCTTCTATTATCAGGAATCCCTGATGTCGACAATGATGCTCGCACCCGTGTTATTTGGCTGGATAGCGGCGGCGATGCTGCTCTTAAGTCTGTTGTTGTTTTTTGTTTTTCAAGGCGTGATTGCCAGTCGAAGTCGCTCCTGACGCGTCACTCTATCTCCCTGTTATTCAGCTAGCGGAGCCCAGCTCAACACAAGATTTGTTACTCGCGAATGTTGCACGGGAAGCACACATCCGATATATTAGAAATAACTAAATTAGATATTTCTTGGTAGCTGAACGCTACTGTAAAGCTTCTGAGTGTATCTGTGGTTTGTAATGCCGGAAACGACGTGCGGTAAGGCAAGGTGTGGATTCTTCCCCATCAGTGAAGCGCTGTGCGACAAATACTGTGGGGGGCCAGCGTGGCTGATCAGAACAAGGCGTTAAGCGAAGTTACCGAAATAGCACAGGTGTCAGCCAATGCAGACTCCGCTGCCACACTGCTTAAAAGCCTCGCCAACCCCCACCGTCTCATGGTGCTGTGTGTTCTCGCAGGCGCCGGTGGGGAGTTTACTGTGTCGCAACTTAATCAACGGGTGCCATTGTCGCAGTCAGCCCTGTCGCAGCACCTTGCCATCATGCGTAAAGAGCATCTGGTGCGGACGCGGCGGGATTGCCAGCACATCTACTACGCTATTGCTGAAGGCCCCGCATTACAGATCATTCAAATTCTGCAGCAGCACTATTGCGGCGTGCAGCCCGACAATTCTGTAACCGGAGAGCACAAACATGACGTACATGAATGAAGGCACCAACATAGATACCTGGGTCTTTCGTATTGCTGGAATATTCGTACTGCTAAGCTTGGCATTGGCACATTTTCATAGTCCCTATTGGCTTTGGTTTACTGCTTTTGTTGGCGTCAATTTGCTGCAAGCCTCGTTCACCGGCTTCTGCCCGTTGGTGATTATTCTGAATAAATTGGGTGTAAACCCAGGTGCAGCGTTTAAGTGCAGTGCCAGCTCACGATAATAAGGAAAGCTACCATGGAGAAAACGTCATCGATTGACCTGCCCACAGGATTCATAGCACGTCGACGTGGGCTTGTGATCGCGGGGGCCTCAGCGCTTTTGCTTATGTTTTTGGGATGTTCGAGTGAGCATGCGCCAGCGCCGCAGAAACAGATTGCCGCCACGCTGACGGGGATTCCAAAGGTACAGGTTGCCCGCGCCAGCGTACCGCGTGAAATGGACTTTGACGGGGTGGTAGAGGCGGTCAATCAGGCGGTGGTGTCGGCGCAGACCAGTGGGCGGATAGTCGAACTGCCCTTCGACGTCGGCGATTTTGTTGCGAAGGGTGATGTGGTTGCACGGTTTACCGATACGGAACAGCAAGCGGCACTGGCGGCGGCGAAAGCGGGTTTGGAAGAAGCTCGGGCACGGGCTGCAGAAGCCAGCCAGCAGTATGCGCGCATCAGCGATGTATTCAAAAAGGGACTGGTAGCAAAAGCGGCATTTGATCAAGCGGAAGCTGCCAATCAGGCAGCGCTGGCCCGCGTCGAATCGGCAACCGCAGCGGTGAAAGATGCGCAGGAGAGGGTGTCGCATACCCGTGTCATCGCACCTTACAGCGGTATCGTGGTGGCGCGGCTGACCGATGTGGGCGCAACAGTCGCGCCTGGAACACCTTTAATTGAAGGCTTGTCGCTGGACCATTTACGGGTTCGCGTTGCAATTCCTCAGCAGCATATTGGACCGTTGCGCCAGCACAAAAAAGCGCGGGTCGTTCTGGCTTCAGGTCAGTCGGTCGCTGTGGATGAAATGCGCATACCGCCCAGCGCCAATGCCGCCAGCCAAAGCTTTCCTGTGTTGTTAACCCTGCCCACAGGCGCTATTCAAACACCGGTATTCCCCGGAACATTGGTGAAAGTCGCTTTTGTGACTGAGCAGGCCGAAGCGCTGCTGGTGCCCGCCGCTGCGGTTGCGCATCGCGGCGAAGTCACAGCCGCTTATGTGGTCGAAGATAACCGAGTTAACTTCCGTTACCTGCGTTTGGGCAAAACTGTGGGTGCGGACGATTACGTGGTGCTTGCAGGCCTGGAGCCTGGCGAGCACGTATTGCTCGATACGGTCGCTGCGGCCTCGGCGTATAAAAGCCAAACATTCAGCCACGGGGAGCGTTGATTATGTCCGATCATGCTGGCCCGTCGCTGGGTATTTCCGGGCGAGTTGCCCGCGCATTCCTCACCTCCGAAATTACGCCGCTGCTTGCGCTCACCGGGCTACTGCTCGGGTTGTTCGCCGTAATGATTACCCCGCGAGAAGAAGAACCGCAGATAAATGTGACCTTCGCCAATGTATTTATTCCGTTTCCTGGCGCATCGGCTGAGGAAGTGGAATCTTTGGTGACAACACCTGCCGAGCAGGTGGTCTCTGAAATTTCCGGTGTTAAGCATATCTATTCGGCGTCCTCCCCTGGTATGGCTGTGCTAACGGTACGCTTCACTGTCGGTGAGCCCCGGACTGACGCGATTGTGCGGTTGTACAACGCGTTCTACTCAAACCAGGACGCGCTGCCCCACAATCTCGGCGTTGGCCAACCGTTAATCAAACCCAAGGGGATTGACGATGTGCCGGTTGTGACTGGCACCCTGTGGAGTAAAAATCCGGCATTGACCGCCAGTGACCTGTTGCGGATTGCCCACGCCATGGAAGCGGAATTACAGCGTGTGCCTGGGACGCGGGATATCGAAACAATCGGCGGCCCGGAGCGGGTATTAAAAGTGAGCTTCGATCCAGCCAGGTTAGCGGCCTACAGCTTGTCGCTGGCGGATATTCGCAACAGTCTCGCCGCCGCTAATGCCTCGGCCAATGCTGGGGAACTGGTGAGTGATAACCGGACGGTGCAGGTACAAGCGGGTACTTTTCTGGTATCTGCCGATGAAGTGGGTGATCTGGTTGTTGGGGTGAGCAATGGTGCCCCGGTTTTTCTGCGCGATATCGCTCAGCTGTCGCTCGGGGCAGAAACCCCCTCAAGCTATGTTACCCACGGCCTGGGGCCTGCGAATGCGGAAAATTCTGGCGGTCGCTACCCGGCAGTGACTTTGTCGGTTGCTAAAAAGCCGGGTGAAAACGCAGTGGATGTCGCGGATGCGGTTATCGCCCGCTTCGAGCAAATGAAAGGCGTGTATTTCCCTGATGGTGTAGAAGCAACCGTGACGCGTAATTACGGTGCGACCGCCGCAGAAAAAGCGCAAACGCTGATTAAAAAGCTGATATTCGCCACTCTTTCGGTCATTGTGCTGGTGATGTTCGCACTCGGCAGGCGCGAGGCTATCGTGGTCGGTGTTGCGGTCGTGGTGACTTTGGCAATTACGCTATTCGCGTCCTGGGCGTGGGGTTTTACCTTAAATCGGGTCTCACTGTTTGCACTTATTTTTTCAATCGGCATTTTGGTCGATGATGCAATTGTGGTGGTAGAAAACATTCACCGCCACATGGGGCTGGGTGGTAAAACGCTACGCGAAGCCATTCCTGTGGCTGTGGATGAAGTGGGCGGGCCAACCATCCTGGCGACTTTCACTGTTATCGCAGCACTGTTGCCCATGGCCTTTGTTACGGGGTTGATGGGGCCCTACATGCGGCCGATTCCGATCAATGCCTCAACGGGTATGTTGATTTCTTTGGCGGTCGCTTTTGTGGTAACCCCCTGGCTGTTTTTCCGGATGTTTAAAACGGATTCCGCAGAGGCGCACGGGCATAGCGAAACGCAGGTAAAAACCCGTCTCCACCACACCTTTGAAAAAATAATGACGCCTTTCCTCAATCGCGCCGAGGGTAAGCGCAATCGCGTCTTTTTGTTGCTGGCGATTATCGGGTTGATTGTGTTGTCGTTGAGCTTAGTGGCAAGTCAGTCAGTCATTATGAAAATGTTGCCTTTTGACAACAAAAGCGAATTTCAACTGGTCGTGGATATGCCGGAAGGGACACCGCTTGAGCAAACACAACGGGTATTGCAGGCATTGGCAGACGACCTTGAACAGCTGCCCGAACTGGACAATTACCAAACTTATGCAGGCACTGCCGCACCGATCAATTTTAATGGCTTGGTACGCCAGTATTACCTGCGTCGTGGCGCGCATGAAGGCGATATTCAAGTTAATCTGGTGCACAAGAAAAATAGACACCGTAAAAGTCACGATATTGCACTGGAGGCACGTGCACTGGTGCAGGCAACAGCGAAAAAATTTGGTGCGAATGTAAAGGTTGTTGAGATGCCGCCAGGGCCGCCGGTCATGGCACCGTTAGTTGCTGAAATTTACGGCTTGGATTATCGGCGCCAGTTGGATGTGGCGGCAAAGATCGGCGACATTTTCCGGGCAACGCCAGATGTGGTTGACGTCGACGATACGCGCGAGCACGCGCAGGAGAAATGGGTGCTTGTTGTCGACAGAGCCCGTGCATCCCAGTTAGGCGTCAGTCAGCAGGCGATTGTCGCGGATATCAACGCAGCACTGCAGGGAGAGGATGTTTCCTACCTGCACGATAGCCACGCCAAAGTACCGGTTCCTGTACGTCTGGAGCTGCCCTCCGCAGCACAGAGTGATTTGCAGACATTGCAACAACTTCAGGTTAAATCCCGCACGGGCGATATGATTGCACTCAGCGAGGTGACTTTTTTGCGGCAACAGCGGCGCGATCAAACCATTTACCACAAAGATTTATTGCCGGTTGTTTATGTAATGGGAGACGCGGCGGGCGAGACGGACAGTCCACTGTATGGGCTGGCATCTATCGCATCGACATTGTCCAATGAACCAATCAACGGAGTCCCAGTAGAGCAGTTTTATACCTCGCAGCCAGAAAATCCTTACGCCTGGAGTCTTAAGTGGGATGGCGAGTGGCAAGTAACGTTTGAGACCTTTCGTGATATGGGAATTGCCTATTCCGTTGGCCTCATCATGATTTATTTGCTTGTCGTCGCACAGTTCAGGTCGTATTCGACGCCACTAATAATTATGGCTCCGATTCCCTTGACTATAATCGGAATAATGCCAGGCCATGCTTTGCTTGGGCAGCAATTTACTGCGCCATCCATGATCGGCATGATTGCTCTGGCAGGAATTATCGTAAGAAACTCGATTTTGTTGGTGGATTTTATTCAGCAGCAGCAGGCCGCGGGGAAAAACCTGCAACAGGCCACCATCGAAGCTGCAGCGGTTCGGTCAGTGCCTATTGCGCTGACGGCGATTGCGGCGATGATGGGTGGGTTCTTTATCCTGGACGACCCGATATTTGGTGGTTTGGCAGTGTCTTTGATATTTGGTTTGCTGGTGTCGACAGTGCTCACGCTGTTAGTGATACCTGTGGTGTATTACGCCTATGAGTACGATTCTGCTGAAAAACCGGAGGTCGACTAGCTGCAGGTGCGCCCGTTTGGAGTGCCGAGTTGGGCTCGACACTCCAAGCATACAGGGCAGTGGTCATGCAACGGATATCACAATTCGCCATCGGATTTTGCGCAGCTTGGTTGGTTTCGGTACCCGCACAAGCGCGAGAGCTATTTGAGCTTTCGTTAAGAGACCTGATGGACACGCCTATTACCTCGGCGTCCAAGTCTGAAGATACGCTTGCAGATATTCCCAACTCTGTGACGATTGTCCAGCGTGACGACATTGCGCTTATGGGCTACGACTCGCTCGCAGAGCTTCTGGTGAACCTTCCTGGTGTGTATCACATTGATAGTTATGAAGACTTTCTCATCGGGATGCGCGGCGTTGTCGGCGGTTCTTTCGCCTTTCTTATTAATGGCGTACAGCAGCATCCATCGCGCATCAAGGGGCTGACCTTACCTGATCGCAGCCGAATTAATATACCTATCGACAGTATTGATCGTATTGAATTTGTGCGCGGTCCATCTTCGGTGATATACGGCAATAACGCGTTTCTTGGCAGTATAAACGTCATTACTAACGACGCCAGTCGTGCGCAGGGCAAAGTTGTTGGTACATACGGAGGAAATGGTTATAACAAAGGGTTCTTGCGCTTAACCAAGGATCTGGATGCGGGAGAGGTGGTGTTTAATTTGGGCGCAGACCGCACCTATGGTATTGGCGGTAGCATAGATGATCTCACTAGCCCAGAGCAGCAGGATGCGCTTGAAGCAAATTACCCGCAATATAATCATGATTTGGATGGCACCCTGGGTCAGGACAATGCCAATCTTGATATCAGCGCCCATCTAAGTAATTTCACCTTGGGTGCTAGCTACTCTGATATGCGCTACGGTTTCTATCCCGTTGTACCTGCGCATCGTTTGGGAACCAAATTGAAACTAACGAACTGGGATGTTCACGCCCAATACGACTACAGCTTGAGCGACGTGGTTGATGGCAGCCTGACAGGTATCGTTAGCGAATTGAATTATCACACCGAGCCGGATTTCACGACTGTGGATAACGAGGGCTATCAGAAGCAGGGTTCCAAGCGCTACGAACTCGAAGGGTTGGTTCGCGCTCGTGGCTGGCTGGGCGCGCGTTGGGTTGGTGGGATCAATTTTCGACAGTTGTCGAGCATCGAAAGCGATGTGGATATCCAGGTCTCGGCTGACGGCGCAAGATACCAGGATCTTAGGCAGTCGTCAGATGTCGACAATGTCAGTGGGTTCGCAAATGTCAATTTTCCCCTCACAGAGTCGGTCACCCTTGTTGCCGGTTATCGGTTGAGTTCAATCAGTAATTACCAGTTGCGTGTTCGGGAAAATCGCATGTCGGCATTGAGTTACGAGGTTAACGTCGACAGCCGAGATGATCGGGCGGCGAAGCTGGCAACCATATTTAATCTAAACGATGCTCATTCCATACGCCTGAGTTACAGTACCGGAACCCAGGATAACCGTTCCTGGGTATTATTCGATCCTGAGAAAATTACCTCTTTGGAAGCAAGTTACGCCTATTTGCAAGGTGCATGGAGTGTTAATTCAGCTTTTTTCTGGAATGAAACAGAGAATTTGTTGCGTACTTTTCAGACCGTTGTTGGTGGGCGTTTTGTACCTTCACTTGTCAATGACGGAGAGTGGTCTACGCGGGGCGCCGAGTTGATAGTGAAGTATCGGCCGAAATCGGCATTCTTCGCAGATTTTAGTACGGTTGTTCAACGTACGAAAGACGAAGCTTTAGCCGAGAGTGTCGATATTGGCAACTCACCACACGTTATCGCAAAACTGCAGTCAGGTTATGGATTTGCTGATTGGCGAATCAGTGGATCGATGATTTATGTAGACGAAATGCTCGCGGATTATCAAATCCATTCCGATGATCAATCGGTTTATCGAAAGGGCGACAAAGTCGCTGGCTATTTTCTCTTAAACGCCAATATCCGCTATCAAAAAAGCGGTGAAAAATGGTATCTCAATTTTCACGCGTTTAATTTTCTCAATGACGATATTCGTTACCCTGCCAACGAACTGGTGAACTTTCAATATGGGAGCTATGGGCCCGAGCAGAGGGTTTCATTTGGTGTTGGTGTAGACTTCTAGCTGCTGGTTTGTTAAATCCATCAATTACTTATGGTCAATTTTACTCATTCTTAAGATTTAATCGAACGATTATTTTTGGTGCTTAAGTGTGATGAGTGCGTATTTTTCCCTGTATTTTTTATCGTTTGAGTTTGCCCTTTGGTAGCAACTTTGTTTTACAATAGGGCGAAAAGCAGGAAATGTGATTCACGCTTTGCGCGTTATGGAAAACTCCAGCTTAAATAATAATAACAATCAACGCTACGTTGAACTGCTTGGTGTGGGGCTTGTTCGATGAATCTCGTTCTATTCAATACGCATGATGTCGTTCTGTTGTTTACGATATTTCTCTGCGCGATTTTGGGTTTCTCTTTGGTTGAAAACGCAAAATCTGCTGTGTTGGGAAATAGTTTACTGATTGGCTTTTTGCTTTCTCTGGCCGCAGTACCACTGGATACACTGATTAGTTTCGGTGCAGCGGTACGTGGATGGGCTATTGATAATCTACCGGATTGGTTTTACGTCTTTGAAATAGGCTATTGGTTGCAAGGCCCATTTCTACTGTTGTATTTACGTTATCGGCTCTACGAAAATTATCGTCTGCGAGGGGTTGATTTTTTCTACCTGGTTCCATTTTTGGTTTTCTTATTTCACCAGACACTCGCATATCACATGTTGCCAACGGATGTGAAAGCCGAAATTCAACGTGGTTATAGCATGAGTTCGGAAACCTTCACGATATTTTTTATCACCCTCGCTCGGGAGCTTTTGCGGCTGTATTTTGGTGTTCTCTGTATTTTGGAGTTGCGCTATTACACACACAGTCTGGATAAAAAAGTACTTGTAAACCACAGGTCGCTGGTGTCTGGTTTGCACTTTGTCGCGTTTGGATTTGCGGCACTCTGGGCGTGGGCGAGTATTATCGCGATATTTCTAGTATTAAACCGACATTTCAATACGCACCTGCCAGCAGACGCAATGGGGCTAATTTCGAATTATGGTACCTGTTTCTTACTGTTGGGAATTGTCGCGGGATGTGCGCGCTGGTCGCTGCGGTCGAATGAGTGGCC comes from Teredinibacter turnerae and encodes:
- a CDS encoding DUF1461 domain-containing protein yields the protein MAKHTARNSNVSTLFRRCVLAGGYALLSFVTALSISWFVLALSNFGYGLWHDIGGIEEGIEKYGPLNRFKPGFADTTRAQRIDLFQQINYSVHHGGEGLAQIQYQTPSSGGVQLLLRAPEIEHLQDVANLIDFLRVVALGAIFAWGLASVLLWRKRALPHLLDQCVGLAIWLLPAVVAVFVIGPETVFNFMHVQVFPPGHQWFFYYQESLMSTMMLAPVLFGWIAAAMLLLSLLLFFVFQGVIASRSRS
- a CDS encoding ArsR/SmtB family transcription factor, which translates into the protein MADQNKALSEVTEIAQVSANADSAATLLKSLANPHRLMVLCVLAGAGGEFTVSQLNQRVPLSQSALSQHLAIMRKEHLVRTRRDCQHIYYAIAEGPALQIIQILQQHYCGVQPDNSVTGEHKHDVHE
- a CDS encoding YgaP family membrane protein, producing MTYMNEGTNIDTWVFRIAGIFVLLSLALAHFHSPYWLWFTAFVGVNLLQASFTGFCPLVIILNKLGVNPGAAFKCSASSR
- a CDS encoding efflux RND transporter periplasmic adaptor subunit codes for the protein MFLGCSSEHAPAPQKQIAATLTGIPKVQVARASVPREMDFDGVVEAVNQAVVSAQTSGRIVELPFDVGDFVAKGDVVARFTDTEQQAALAAAKAGLEEARARAAEASQQYARISDVFKKGLVAKAAFDQAEAANQAALARVESATAAVKDAQERVSHTRVIAPYSGIVVARLTDVGATVAPGTPLIEGLSLDHLRVRVAIPQQHIGPLRQHKKARVVLASGQSVAVDEMRIPPSANAASQSFPVLLTLPTGAIQTPVFPGTLVKVAFVTEQAEALLVPAAAVAHRGEVTAAYVVEDNRVNFRYLRLGKTVGADDYVVLAGLEPGEHVLLDTVAAASAYKSQTFSHGER
- a CDS encoding efflux RND transporter permease subunit, which codes for MSDHAGPSLGISGRVARAFLTSEITPLLALTGLLLGLFAVMITPREEEPQINVTFANVFIPFPGASAEEVESLVTTPAEQVVSEISGVKHIYSASSPGMAVLTVRFTVGEPRTDAIVRLYNAFYSNQDALPHNLGVGQPLIKPKGIDDVPVVTGTLWSKNPALTASDLLRIAHAMEAELQRVPGTRDIETIGGPERVLKVSFDPARLAAYSLSLADIRNSLAAANASANAGELVSDNRTVQVQAGTFLVSADEVGDLVVGVSNGAPVFLRDIAQLSLGAETPSSYVTHGLGPANAENSGGRYPAVTLSVAKKPGENAVDVADAVIARFEQMKGVYFPDGVEATVTRNYGATAAEKAQTLIKKLIFATLSVIVLVMFALGRREAIVVGVAVVVTLAITLFASWAWGFTLNRVSLFALIFSIGILVDDAIVVVENIHRHMGLGGKTLREAIPVAVDEVGGPTILATFTVIAALLPMAFVTGLMGPYMRPIPINASTGMLISLAVAFVVTPWLFFRMFKTDSAEAHGHSETQVKTRLHHTFEKIMTPFLNRAEGKRNRVFLLLAIIGLIVLSLSLVASQSVIMKMLPFDNKSEFQLVVDMPEGTPLEQTQRVLQALADDLEQLPELDNYQTYAGTAAPINFNGLVRQYYLRRGAHEGDIQVNLVHKKNRHRKSHDIALEARALVQATAKKFGANVKVVEMPPGPPVMAPLVAEIYGLDYRRQLDVAAKIGDIFRATPDVVDVDDTREHAQEKWVLVVDRARASQLGVSQQAIVADINAALQGEDVSYLHDSHAKVPVPVRLELPSAAQSDLQTLQQLQVKSRTGDMIALSEVTFLRQQRRDQTIYHKDLLPVVYVMGDAAGETDSPLYGLASIASTLSNEPINGVPVEQFYTSQPENPYAWSLKWDGEWQVTFETFRDMGIAYSVGLIMIYLLVVAQFRSYSTPLIIMAPIPLTIIGIMPGHALLGQQFTAPSMIGMIALAGIIVRNSILLVDFIQQQQAAGKNLQQATIEAAAVRSVPIALTAIAAMMGGFFILDDPIFGGLAVSLIFGLLVSTVLTLLVIPVVYYAYEYDSAEKPEVD
- a CDS encoding TonB-dependent receptor plug domain-containing protein; amino-acid sequence: MQRISQFAIGFCAAWLVSVPAQARELFELSLRDLMDTPITSASKSEDTLADIPNSVTIVQRDDIALMGYDSLAELLVNLPGVYHIDSYEDFLIGMRGVVGGSFAFLINGVQQHPSRIKGLTLPDRSRINIPIDSIDRIEFVRGPSSVIYGNNAFLGSINVITNDASRAQGKVVGTYGGNGYNKGFLRLTKDLDAGEVVFNLGADRTYGIGGSIDDLTSPEQQDALEANYPQYNHDLDGTLGQDNANLDISAHLSNFTLGASYSDMRYGFYPVVPAHRLGTKLKLTNWDVHAQYDYSLSDVVDGSLTGIVSELNYHTEPDFTTVDNEGYQKQGSKRYELEGLVRARGWLGARWVGGINFRQLSSIESDVDIQVSADGARYQDLRQSSDVDNVSGFANVNFPLTESVTLVAGYRLSSISNYQLRVRENRMSALSYEVNVDSRDDRAAKLATIFNLNDAHSIRLSYSTGTQDNRSWVLFDPEKITSLEASYAYLQGAWSVNSAFFWNETENLLRTFQTVVGGRFVPSLVNDGEWSTRGAELIVKYRPKSAFFADFSTVVQRTKDEALAESVDIGNSPHVIAKLQSGYGFADWRISGSMIYVDEMLADYQIHSDDQSVYRKGDKVAGYFLLNANIRYQKSGEKWYLNFHAFNFLNDDIRYPANELVNFQYGSYGPEQRVSFGVGVDF
- a CDS encoding AraC family transcriptional regulator, encoding MNLVLFNTHDVVLLFTIFLCAILGFSLVENAKSAVLGNSLLIGFLLSLAAVPLDTLISFGAAVRGWAIDNLPDWFYVFEIGYWLQGPFLLLYLRYRLYENYRLRGVDFFYLVPFLVFLFHQTLAYHMLPTDVKAEIQRGYSMSSETFTIFFITLARELLRLYFGVLCILELRYYTHSLDKKVLVNHRSLVSGLHFVAFGFAALWAWASIIAIFLVLNRHFNTHLPADAMGLISNYGTCFLLLGIVAGCARWSLRSNEWPRLPLRIAIAQPSLHAVEDEKPAPTVNPAYIERLDYLMDEKKMYLQSTLTLEVLATEMSISPRTLSTILNRHYECNFFEFINTRRIEYAKKLLLQDDHQNATMLDIMYEVGFNSKATFNNFFKKMEGVTPREYKKRHLPALQA